A genomic window from Nocardioides sp. BP30 includes:
- a CDS encoding ROK family protein, which yields MVDTSPRQRNRAEMLRLIRAGHGVTRADLARSTGLSRSAVQAIVAGLLAESQVSEFEVEEKGPGTGSGRPGTLLMALGDPVAGIDFGHNHLHVAIADSFGRLMEDRRVELDVDLSAAQALDTAAALLESLRTAHDVPRLQAVAAGIPGPVDLASGLVQSPTILSGWVGLSPATELERRIGVPVRIENDAALGALGELYGGAGRDHRDFLYVKASHGIGASLVLGGELYRGGTGLAGEIGHTHLSGRTELCRCGNRGCLEAVVSVSAVTDQIAHTHPASDPAAITLESLPDPITDRILHESGRILGQVVSDLCNLVNPTAVIVGGELGAAGEAFVQGVEQAIRRYAQPATSAALVVRAAEFGNRAELHGALALAGRVPV from the coding sequence GTGGTCGATACCAGTCCGCGCCAGCGCAACCGCGCCGAGATGCTGCGGCTCATCCGAGCCGGGCACGGGGTGACGCGCGCCGACCTGGCCCGCAGCACCGGGCTCTCGCGCAGCGCCGTGCAGGCGATCGTGGCCGGCCTCCTCGCCGAGTCCCAGGTCAGTGAGTTCGAGGTCGAGGAGAAGGGTCCCGGCACCGGAAGCGGTCGGCCCGGCACCCTGCTCATGGCGCTCGGAGATCCTGTCGCCGGCATCGACTTCGGCCACAACCACCTGCACGTCGCGATCGCCGACTCCTTCGGCCGGCTCATGGAGGACCGGCGCGTCGAGCTCGACGTCGACCTGTCCGCCGCCCAGGCGCTCGACACCGCCGCTGCGCTGCTCGAGAGCCTGCGGACCGCGCACGACGTGCCGCGCCTGCAGGCGGTAGCGGCCGGCATCCCCGGCCCGGTCGACCTTGCCTCCGGGCTCGTGCAGTCCCCCACGATCCTCTCGGGCTGGGTGGGGCTCTCGCCGGCCACCGAGCTGGAGCGACGCATCGGCGTACCCGTGCGGATCGAGAACGACGCCGCCCTCGGCGCTCTAGGCGAGCTGTACGGCGGAGCGGGCCGCGACCACCGTGACTTCCTCTACGTCAAGGCCTCCCACGGGATCGGGGCGAGCCTGGTCCTCGGTGGCGAGCTCTACCGCGGGGGCACCGGCCTGGCCGGGGAGATCGGCCACACCCACCTCTCCGGCCGGACCGAGCTGTGCCGCTGCGGCAACCGGGGCTGCCTGGAGGCGGTGGTGTCGGTCTCCGCCGTCACCGACCAGATCGCCCACACCCATCCCGCCAGCGACCCTGCGGCGATCACCCTGGAGTCGCTGCCCGACCCGATCACCGATCGGATCCTGCACGAGAGCGGCCGCATCCTGGGTCAGGTGGTCAGCGACCTGTGCAACCTGGTCAATCCCACGGCCGTCATCGTCGGCGGGGAGCTCGGCGCGGCCGGCGAGGCGTTCGTGCAGGGCGTCGAGCAGGCGATCCGCCGCTACGCCCAGCCCGCCACGTCCGCTGCACTGGTCGTGCGAGCCGCCGAGTTCGGCAACCGGGCCGAGCTGCACGGGGCGCTCGCGCTCGCCGGACGGGTGCCGGTGTAG
- a CDS encoding enoyl-CoA hydratase-related protein yields MTAADRPTSTATPRLDRDGEVFVLDLGDGENRFHPDWVGAVDAALAEVEATAGPRALVTTATGKFFSNGLDLDWLGGHADQFDAYLADAERLFARALALPVVTVAAIQGHAFAAGAMLSLGHDFRVMRADRGFWCLPEVDIDMPFTHGMTALITARLSPQTAHEAMVTGRRYGGTDALRAGIVDLAVPEHEVLPAAIELARASASKAGTTLATIKTRLFEDALAELTTPR; encoded by the coding sequence GTGACCGCAGCAGACCGGCCCACCTCCACTGCCACCCCGCGTCTCGACCGGGACGGCGAGGTGTTCGTGCTCGACCTCGGCGATGGTGAGAACCGCTTCCATCCCGACTGGGTCGGCGCCGTGGACGCCGCGCTGGCCGAGGTCGAGGCGACCGCGGGGCCGCGGGCGCTGGTCACCACCGCGACCGGGAAGTTCTTCTCCAACGGTCTCGACCTGGACTGGCTCGGCGGCCACGCCGATCAGTTCGACGCCTACCTCGCCGATGCGGAGCGGTTGTTCGCACGCGCCCTGGCGCTGCCGGTCGTCACCGTCGCGGCGATCCAGGGCCACGCGTTCGCCGCCGGGGCGATGCTCAGCCTGGGCCATGACTTCCGCGTGATGCGCGCCGACCGCGGCTTCTGGTGCCTGCCGGAGGTCGACATCGACATGCCGTTCACGCACGGCATGACGGCGCTGATCACCGCTCGGCTCTCTCCGCAGACCGCCCACGAGGCGATGGTCACGGGTCGTCGTTACGGCGGCACCGACGCCCTGCGGGCCGGCATCGTCGATCTCGCCGTACCGGAGCATGAGGTCCTGCCCGCCGCGATCGAACTGGCCCGGGCGAGCGCCTCGAAGGCGGGTACGACGCTGGCGACGATCAAGACCCGACTCTTCGAGGATGCGCTCGCCGAGCTGACCACGCCGCGCTGA